Proteins from a single region of Companilactobacillus farciminis KCTC 3681 = DSM 20184:
- the pfkB gene encoding 1-phosphofructokinase: protein MIYTITVNPSIDYVLQLKNLNTGEVNRTSSDVKLPGGKGINVSRILKELKLDSTALGFVGGATGSMFEELLSQHDLKTSFTKVKEDTRINVKINAVDQNEETEINGAGPQISDAEKKAFMDNLNTIGNGDIVIMAGSLCKNLNSNFYLDIAKKIQKNGAEFVIDTTGQALLDTLPLHPLVVKPNHHELAELFNVTFKNEQEIITYARKLLEQGAKHALVSMAGDGALLVTKDKAYKANAPKGTVINSVGAGDSMIAGFSGTFMDTKDPIESFHVGAACGSATAFSQDIATKEKIDEVYQQINITEL from the coding sequence GTGATTTATACAATTACAGTCAATCCTTCAATTGATTATGTTTTACAATTGAAGAATTTAAACACTGGTGAAGTCAACCGAACTTCTAGCGACGTTAAACTTCCTGGTGGTAAAGGAATCAATGTTTCTAGAATCCTCAAGGAATTGAAGCTTGATTCTACTGCCCTTGGTTTTGTCGGTGGCGCAACTGGTTCAATGTTTGAAGAGTTGTTAAGCCAACACGATCTAAAAACTTCTTTTACTAAGGTTAAAGAAGATACTCGAATCAACGTTAAGATCAATGCTGTTGATCAAAATGAGGAAACTGAAATCAACGGTGCTGGTCCACAAATTAGTGACGCTGAAAAGAAAGCCTTCATGGATAATTTAAATACTATCGGTAACGGCGATATTGTTATCATGGCTGGTAGCCTTTGCAAAAATTTAAATTCAAATTTTTATTTAGATATTGCTAAAAAGATTCAAAAAAATGGTGCTGAATTCGTTATCGATACTACCGGTCAAGCATTGTTAGATACTTTGCCCCTACATCCACTAGTAGTTAAACCAAATCACCACGAATTAGCCGAATTATTCAATGTTACCTTTAAAAATGAACAAGAAATCATTACTTATGCTAGAAAGTTGTTGGAACAAGGTGCAAAACATGCCCTAGTTTCAATGGCTGGTGATGGTGCTTTATTAGTTACTAAAGACAAAGCTTATAAGGCTAATGCTCCTAAAGGTACTGTCATCAACTCAGTCGGTGCCGGTGATTCAATGATTGCTGGATTCTCTGGTACTTTCATGGATACAAAAGATCCAATTGAAAGCTTCCATGTCGGTGCTGCTTGTGGTTCAGCTACTGCTTTTAGCCAAGACATCGCTACTAAAGAAAAAATCGACGAAGTTTATCAACAAATTAATATTACTGAACTTTAA
- a CDS encoding PTS transporter subunit IIC, whose protein sequence is MNFFTFANGLSVVCILLIIVMMIGKTHFTKIVESIIKFLIAIMATTSLVALLMQTYNPDIAKLVAKTGLNLDVIDLGWTPAAIITWSSAYNLLVLLVMMIVNVILLHYHVTKTLDVDVFDIWHLSFVGLLAMYMGANIVVSLIFVIALGVLKFINSDLMKPTFNDLMNDQKGPMTSTHMNYLMNPVVMLLDEICNLIPGIDKVNFNSTKLNKAVGFWSSKFATGFFLGILIGLFGQISLKDIFGLAFLLGAFMELFNLIGSWLTSSLDPIIKVITDHLNKYGVNMSFIGLDWAFLSSRPEVWSVANILAPCLIIEAFLLPGNRIIPLGGLIAMGITPSLLVVTRGKVFRMIVIGVVEIPIFLWSATLTAPFITSMFKNILLSNSNIGMIGSATKEGPIEQLLAIMIGKSSSGDLKFIALTAGAIVVYLLLFFWYRGRMKKRNLAYQSETN, encoded by the coding sequence ATGAATTTTTTTACCTTTGCTAATGGCTTGAGTGTCGTCTGTATCTTGTTGATCATCGTCATGATGATTGGCAAAACGCACTTTACCAAAATAGTAGAGAGCATTATCAAATTTTTAATCGCTATTATGGCAACGACTTCGTTGGTAGCGTTGTTGATGCAAACTTATAATCCCGATATTGCTAAATTAGTGGCAAAAACGGGTTTGAATTTGGATGTGATTGATCTAGGTTGGACACCAGCAGCTATTATTACGTGGAGTTCAGCATATAACTTATTGGTTTTATTAGTAATGATGATCGTTAATGTGATTTTGCTGCATTATCACGTTACAAAGACCTTAGACGTCGATGTCTTCGATATTTGGCACTTGTCATTCGTAGGTCTACTAGCGATGTATATGGGCGCAAATATCGTCGTCAGCTTGATTTTTGTGATTGCTTTAGGAGTTTTGAAGTTCATTAATTCTGATTTGATGAAACCAACTTTTAATGACTTGATGAACGATCAAAAGGGTCCGATGACTTCGACGCATATGAATTACTTGATGAACCCAGTCGTAATGCTACTAGATGAAATTTGTAATTTGATTCCAGGTATCGACAAAGTTAATTTCAATTCCACGAAGTTAAATAAAGCAGTTGGTTTTTGGAGCTCCAAATTTGCGACCGGATTTTTCCTAGGAATCTTGATTGGTTTATTCGGACAAATTAGTTTGAAGGATATTTTTGGATTAGCCTTCTTACTAGGAGCCTTCATGGAATTGTTCAATCTCATTGGTTCATGGTTGACTTCATCGCTTGATCCAATTATTAAAGTCATCACTGATCATTTGAATAAATATGGCGTTAATATGAGCTTTATCGGTCTGGACTGGGCCTTTTTATCCAGTCGGCCCGAAGTTTGGTCAGTGGCTAATATTTTGGCACCTTGCTTGATTATCGAAGCCTTCTTATTGCCAGGAAATCGAATTATTCCATTAGGTGGTTTGATTGCTATGGGTATTACGCCATCGTTGTTAGTCGTAACGCGTGGTAAAGTCTTTCGAATGATAGTTATTGGGGTAGTGGAGATTCCAATTTTCTTGTGGTCAGCTACTTTGACAGCACCATTCATTACTTCAATGTTTAAAAATATTTTGCTAAGTAATTCAAATATTGGGATGATTGGTTCCGCTACTAAAGAAGGACCAATTGAACAATTGTTGGCAATCATGATTGGAAAATCTTCATCCGGTGATTTGAAATTTATCGCTTTGACAGCTGGCGCAATTGTCGTTTACTTATTACTATTCTTCTGGTATCGAGGCAGAATGAAAAAACGTAATTTAGCTTATCAATCAGAAACAAATTAA
- a CDS encoding PTS fructose transporter subunit IIABC has protein sequence MYLKQLLLKDAMIMDLKATNKEDAIEEMVDKYYQVGVIDDKELYKADILKREAQTSTGIGDGIAMPHARDKAVKRATVLFAKSNSGIDYKSLDGQPAYLFFMIAAPDGADNLHLQALAALSSLLINPELVKNLKAAKTPDEVQNLFDQAMKEKEAKDKADEEKQKAQAEAAKAATSDDKKKPYVVAVTACPTGIAHTYMAEAALKEQAEKMGIDIKVETNGSEGVKHRLTADEIKRADGVIVAADKKVEMPRFDGKHLVNRPVSDGINKAEELINLAVEQKAPVFHDEGGASSEEEESEEKKSLWSRIYADLMNGISNMLPFVVGGGILMAISFLLENSVGAKSQWFLFFNNVGNYAFSFLIPVLAAYIAVSIGDRPALLPGFVGGYMASQATASVVSSKSPAGFIGGLLAGFIAGWVIVFLKKWLKNLPHSLAGLKTILIYPVLGLLLTGAIMYFTVDPIFAVVNAAITHFLESMGTGNAVILGTLLGGMMSIDMGGPFNKAAYTFAIGTFTATQDGALMAAVMVGGMVPPLAIAIATTFWKNKFTEQERQAGLSNYILGLSFITEGAIPFAAGDPLHVIVSSVIGSAIGGGLTQLWGINVPAPHGGIFVTPLANKPLLYLLAVIIGAIISGVIYGVWKPAKKK, from the coding sequence ATGTACTTGAAACAACTATTATTAAAAGACGCCATGATTATGGACTTGAAAGCTACTAACAAAGAGGATGCCATTGAAGAAATGGTTGATAAGTACTATCAAGTTGGTGTCATTGACGACAAAGAACTTTATAAAGCTGACATCTTAAAACGTGAAGCTCAAACTAGTACCGGTATTGGTGACGGAATCGCCATGCCACATGCTCGTGACAAAGCGGTTAAACGCGCAACTGTTTTGTTTGCTAAGAGCAATTCAGGTATCGATTACAAATCACTCGATGGACAACCTGCTTACCTATTCTTCATGATTGCTGCTCCAGATGGTGCCGACAATCTTCACTTGCAAGCTCTAGCTGCTCTTTCATCACTTTTAATCAACCCAGAATTAGTTAAGAACTTAAAAGCTGCTAAAACTCCTGATGAAGTTCAAAACTTATTTGACCAAGCTATGAAGGAAAAAGAAGCTAAGGACAAAGCTGACGAGGAAAAGCAAAAGGCTCAAGCAGAAGCTGCCAAAGCTGCTACTTCTGACGATAAGAAGAAACCTTATGTTGTCGCTGTTACTGCTTGTCCTACTGGTATCGCCCACACATACATGGCTGAAGCTGCTCTAAAAGAACAAGCTGAAAAGATGGGTATTGATATCAAAGTTGAAACAAACGGTTCTGAAGGTGTTAAACACAGACTAACTGCTGACGAAATCAAGCGTGCTGACGGTGTTATCGTTGCTGCTGATAAAAAAGTTGAAATGCCTCGTTTCGATGGCAAGCATTTAGTTAACCGTCCCGTTAGTGATGGTATTAACAAGGCTGAAGAATTGATCAACTTAGCTGTTGAACAAAAAGCCCCTGTTTTCCATGATGAAGGTGGCGCAAGTTCTGAAGAAGAAGAATCAGAAGAAAAGAAATCACTTTGGTCAAGAATCTATGCTGACTTGATGAATGGTATCAGTAACATGCTTCCATTCGTTGTCGGTGGTGGTATTCTAATGGCAATTTCATTCCTATTAGAAAACTCCGTTGGTGCCAAATCACAATGGTTCTTATTCTTTAACAACGTTGGTAATTACGCATTTAGTTTCTTGATTCCTGTTCTAGCTGCTTACATTGCCGTTTCAATCGGTGATCGTCCTGCCTTGCTACCTGGTTTCGTTGGTGGTTACATGGCTTCACAAGCAACAGCTTCTGTTGTTAGTTCTAAGAGTCCGGCCGGATTTATCGGTGGTCTACTTGCCGGTTTCATCGCTGGTTGGGTTATCGTCTTCTTAAAGAAATGGCTCAAGAATTTACCTCATTCACTTGCTGGTTTGAAGACAATTTTGATTTATCCAGTTCTAGGTCTGCTCTTGACCGGAGCTATCATGTACTTTACTGTTGATCCAATCTTTGCCGTTGTTAATGCTGCAATTACTCACTTCCTAGAATCAATGGGTACTGGTAATGCTGTTATCTTAGGTACTTTGCTCGGTGGTATGATGTCAATCGATATGGGTGGTCCTTTCAACAAAGCCGCTTATACATTTGCTATCGGTACTTTCACTGCTACACAAGACGGTGCTTTGATGGCTGCCGTTATGGTTGGTGGTATGGTTCCACCTCTAGCAATCGCTATTGCTACAACATTCTGGAAGAACAAGTTTACAGAACAAGAAAGACAAGCTGGTCTATCTAACTACATCTTAGGTTTATCATTCATTACTGAAGGTGCTATCCCATTTGCTGCCGGAGATCCACTACACGTTATCGTATCTAGTGTTATCGGTTCAGCAATCGGTGGTGGCTTGACACAACTTTGGGGCATCAACGTTCCTGCTCCTCACGGTGGTATTTTCGTTACACCACTTGCTAACAAACCATTGCTTTACTTATTGGCTGTTATCATCGGTGCTATCATCTCTGGTGTCATCTACGGTGTTTGGAAACCTGCTAAAAAGAAATAA
- a CDS encoding SLAP domain-containing protein has translation MKKQTTILLSALILTSFCGPAFQAATIQAATTDTQEMPTPTGQILNIGEKFELSDLKAEASIPIKAYAETGQFLEIGYIKLNQRDIWDLQQKKETIVNTPTIYTKSSWGGYLEYEALNINLNMVYDENTKTFTLLDNGKPINKLVCELYEGSAKIHYILKDTNEEFYSYEQTEALQYHDDPSENEFRVATLSSIHDAPDLIGYFDAYDIDFDALANWNPLNNYENEANFESPIVKEYDRKKIDKDNGTEYTVYLEKAKPYTVNFKVYLDNKPYFSKKVTGELNGSIPLQDEPKMPDSKVATLNKNKTAVSSINEYLPQLGTYIQTGSVLHHKIYERNFGEIGAANSIEGQPNFLNTGIYGISGEMLDNNQVVVEDENAGRTTTLELYYESNQSDDTNSTVTANVMINSNLGDQVVKNVTGEIGKDIQVTVPKKDGYVADKETVTAQVNQDGTITTKEKVTYTKKETSEEKPNNNNNQNGNNEISNLPSHYNGLVGTMKKNVDLYDFKTGQMTKNKQRQLAAYSDWKVDQIITLKGIKYYRVATNEWVKDSDIYRYVAQKGIVDTKDVEVTYLSTVEDKLINNRGLAANTAWKYDRIAYLGSNETKYYRVATDEFVKASDVINN, from the coding sequence GTGAAAAAACAAACAACTATCTTACTATCAGCTTTAATCTTAACTAGCTTCTGTGGACCAGCATTCCAAGCAGCTACTATTCAAGCTGCGACCACTGATACTCAAGAAATGCCTACTCCAACGGGACAAATACTCAACATTGGAGAAAAATTTGAATTATCTGATTTAAAAGCAGAAGCTTCGATTCCTATTAAGGCTTATGCAGAAACAGGACAATTTTTAGAAATTGGCTACATCAAATTAAATCAACGCGATATCTGGGACTTACAACAAAAAAAAGAAACTATCGTCAATACACCTACTATCTACACTAAATCAAGCTGGGGTGGATACCTAGAATACGAAGCCTTAAATATCAATTTAAACATGGTCTACGATGAAAATACTAAGACTTTTACACTACTCGACAATGGTAAACCGATAAATAAACTAGTTTGTGAGTTGTATGAAGGTTCGGCCAAAATTCACTATATTTTAAAAGACACCAACGAAGAATTTTACAGTTATGAACAAACAGAAGCGCTTCAATATCACGATGATCCTTCTGAAAATGAATTCAGGGTAGCAACTTTAAGTAGCATTCACGATGCTCCTGATTTGATTGGTTATTTTGATGCTTATGACATAGATTTTGACGCCTTGGCCAATTGGAATCCTCTAAATAATTATGAAAATGAGGCTAATTTTGAATCCCCTATAGTGAAAGAATACGACCGTAAAAAGATCGATAAAGATAACGGGACTGAATACACTGTTTACTTAGAAAAAGCTAAGCCTTACACGGTCAATTTCAAGGTCTATTTAGATAACAAGCCTTATTTCTCAAAAAAAGTTACTGGGGAACTAAATGGTTCAATTCCACTTCAAGATGAACCTAAGATGCCCGACAGTAAAGTAGCAACTTTGAATAAGAACAAAACTGCTGTCAGCTCAATCAATGAATATCTTCCTCAATTAGGAACTTACATTCAAACTGGTTCAGTCCTTCATCACAAGATTTACGAAAGAAACTTTGGTGAAATTGGCGCCGCAAACAGTATCGAAGGTCAACCAAACTTTCTAAACACTGGTATTTACGGTATCAGTGGAGAAATGTTAGATAATAACCAAGTGGTCGTTGAAGATGAAAATGCCGGTCGTACAACTACTTTGGAACTTTACTATGAATCTAATCAATCTGACGACACTAACAGCACCGTTACTGCTAACGTCATGATCAACTCTAATCTTGGTGACCAAGTAGTCAAAAATGTAACCGGAGAAATTGGCAAAGACATTCAAGTTACAGTTCCAAAAAAGGATGGTTACGTTGCTGATAAAGAAACTGTAACCGCTCAAGTAAACCAAGATGGTACTATCACGACTAAAGAAAAAGTCACTTACACTAAAAAAGAAACTAGTGAAGAAAAGCCTAACAATAATAACAACCAAAATGGGAACAACGAAATCTCGAATTTACCTAGTCATTACAATGGTCTAGTGGGAACTATGAAAAAAAACGTTGATCTATATGATTTCAAAACTGGTCAAATGACTAAAAACAAACAACGTCAACTGGCAGCTTACTCCGATTGGAAAGTCGATCAAATCATCACTCTAAAAGGTATAAAATACTATCGTGTAGCAACTAACGAATGGGTCAAAGACAGTGATATTTATCGTTACGTAGCTCAAAAAGGCATCGTTGATACTAAAGATGTTGAAGTAACTTATTTATCAACTGTTGAAGACAAATTAATCAATAACCGAGGCCTAGCTGCCAATACCGCTTGGAAGTACGACCGCATCGCCTATCTAGGCTCTAACGAAACTAAATACTATCGCGTAGCAACCGATGAATTTGTCAAAGCTAGTGATGTAATAAATAATTAA
- a CDS encoding DeoR/GlpR family DNA-binding transcription regulator: MLTEERQQIILEQLKIHNIVKLHDLIPLTGASESTLRRDLQDLENCHKLLRIHGGAQNVISLHEEPALSQKAAVHINEKKMIGQTAASLVQNNEVIFLDSGTTIQFMIPYLIEHTDLLVITNSVDNASMLADYKVNTFIPGGKLKSSTKALVGSTIIQTLENYHFDHAFIGTNGFDTEAGYTTPDPEEAAIKRLAIARSNQSFVLSDSSKFSQVSFSRFATLDEVPLITNKLSEKEFSLLNKYTKIMEAK; encoded by the coding sequence GTGCTTACTGAAGAAAGACAACAAATAATTCTTGAACAATTAAAAATTCATAATATTGTCAAACTCCACGATTTAATTCCATTAACTGGTGCATCCGAATCAACCTTGCGCCGTGATTTGCAAGATTTGGAGAATTGCCACAAATTATTGCGAATCCACGGTGGCGCTCAAAACGTGATTTCATTGCATGAAGAACCTGCCCTTTCACAAAAAGCTGCGGTTCACATTAATGAGAAGAAAATGATTGGTCAAACGGCTGCTAGTTTAGTTCAAAATAATGAGGTAATTTTTCTCGATTCAGGGACAACGATTCAATTCATGATTCCCTATTTAATTGAGCATACTGATTTACTGGTGATTACTAACAGTGTCGACAATGCTTCGATGTTAGCCGATTACAAAGTAAACACGTTCATTCCCGGGGGGAAATTAAAGTCATCTACAAAGGCTTTGGTTGGATCAACAATTATTCAAACTTTGGAAAATTATCATTTTGACCATGCATTTATTGGTACAAATGGTTTTGATACTGAAGCTGGATACACAACACCTGATCCTGAAGAAGCAGCTATCAAACGTTTAGCCATAGCTCGTTCGAATCAATCCTTTGTCTTATCTGATAGTTCTAAGTTTTCGCAAGTCAGCTTTAGTCGTTTTGCAACTCTAGATGAAGTTCCATTAATAACGAATAAGCTATCAGAAAAAGAATTCAGTCTTTTGAACAAATATACAAAAATTATGGAGGCAAAATAG
- the rnz gene encoding ribonuclease Z, translating into MELEFLGTGAGVPSKGRNVSSTALKMLDERNEVWLFDVGEATQHQILKTTIKPRKITKIFITHLHGDHIFGLPGLLSSRANQGGNTPLEIYGPVGIKQYVETSLKVTGSKLGYQIKYIELKDGGEIFNDKTFTVYAGKLKHRVTCFGYRVVEKPRVGELLVDKLATYHIPNGPIFGQLKAGKVVTLDDGTVLNGQDFIGPDKPSKIVTIISDTRYTPEIDKLSQDADVIVHESTFSNDEKKLAYNYFHSTATQAAQVAKRSHAKGLILTHISARYTGRGALILQKEAQKIFKPTKVAKDFDIYEVPFN; encoded by the coding sequence ATGGAATTAGAATTTTTAGGAACTGGTGCCGGAGTTCCATCGAAAGGCCGCAATGTTTCTAGTACAGCATTAAAGATGCTGGATGAGCGAAATGAAGTTTGGCTTTTTGACGTTGGCGAGGCTACGCAGCATCAAATATTAAAGACAACTATTAAGCCAAGAAAGATCACTAAGATTTTTATCACTCATTTGCACGGTGATCATATCTTTGGTCTTCCTGGATTATTGTCTAGTCGTGCCAATCAAGGTGGCAATACACCATTGGAGATTTATGGACCAGTGGGAATTAAGCAATATGTCGAGACATCTTTGAAGGTTACTGGTAGTAAATTAGGATATCAAATTAAATATATCGAGTTAAAAGACGGCGGCGAGATTTTTAATGATAAGACTTTCACTGTCTATGCTGGAAAACTAAAGCATCGAGTAACTTGCTTTGGCTATCGAGTAGTTGAAAAGCCACGTGTTGGTGAATTGTTGGTTGATAAATTAGCAACTTACCATATTCCTAATGGGCCAATTTTTGGTCAGTTAAAGGCTGGTAAGGTCGTAACATTGGATGACGGGACAGTCTTAAACGGTCAAGATTTCATTGGACCAGACAAACCAAGTAAAATTGTGACAATTATTTCTGATACGCGTTATACGCCAGAAATTGATAAATTATCACAAGACGCTGACGTGATCGTGCATGAATCGACTTTCTCTAATGATGAGAAGAAATTGGCTTACAACTACTTCCATTCGACGGCTACTCAAGCTGCTCAAGTTGCAAAAAGAAGTCACGCTAAAGGGTTGATTTTGACTCATATCTCTGCTAGATATACTGGTAGAGGGGCTTTGATCTTGCAAAAAGAAGCTCAAAAAATCTTTAAGCCTACGAAAGTAGCTAAAGATTTCGATATTTACGAAGTACCATTTAATTAA
- a CDS encoding acyltransferase family protein — MNKSPKRRFITGFDGLRTLGVIGVIMYHLNPNIFSGGYLGVPIFFLISGYLITDHYFNTVDYGGSFSLSNFYTKRIKRLYPGMLFVLLASGAYIVLFLKDLLYHLDQIFVTNVLNVYNWWQIFNGQSYFERFANNESPFTHLWTLSIEGQFYIVWPILLILFTKYGVKKSRIFSFAMILSIASAIWMAILFKPGVDPSRIYYGTDTRLFSILLGCGLALVWPAEKLKSGLKKNDKLKLNIVGLLSFALMLLMIFTIKDNDPFLYRGGMFIFSVTTCIFIAVVAHPDSFWNGILSNRVFHYVGTRSYGLYLYQFPVMIFFESKFKNIADHPILYPVIEVILIVLVTEFSFRFVEQPLAHAKWQDVKNFFRSSTSVQRVLALIIAVISMTGCYSVVKAVSAPNPNVNHSELATKINKNEKANKAKKQKAIENLKKSKNKQDATGKMSDADYARYKKAAKSNPINTDFEKYGLTQIDLQRLKDVPMTAVGDSVMADGSDNFLKLFDDKKVIVDAAVSRQLDASIDILQKYKDQGVLASNVMIGLGTNGPFNLQQVGQIMDLVGPKRHVFWINVHVPTRPWEKTVNGVLDQASKKYKNLTIIYWNAYSNGHTDWFYDDNVHPNPDGSMYYSAFVAKEVLKSLDKK; from the coding sequence ATGAATAAATCACCGAAAAGAAGATTTATTACTGGATTTGATGGACTACGTACTTTAGGGGTTATCGGTGTTATCATGTATCACTTGAATCCCAATATTTTTTCCGGCGGGTATTTGGGAGTACCAATTTTCTTCCTTATATCGGGTTACTTAATCACAGATCATTATTTTAATACTGTTGATTATGGTGGTTCATTCTCGTTAAGTAATTTTTATACTAAAAGAATCAAACGATTATATCCGGGGATGTTATTTGTATTACTAGCATCTGGGGCTTATATCGTGCTGTTTTTAAAAGATCTGTTGTATCACTTAGATCAAATATTTGTAACAAATGTGTTGAACGTCTATAACTGGTGGCAGATTTTTAATGGCCAATCTTATTTTGAAAGATTTGCCAATAATGAATCACCATTTACTCATTTGTGGACGTTGTCAATTGAAGGTCAATTTTATATCGTTTGGCCAATTTTGCTTATTTTATTCACTAAATATGGCGTTAAAAAGAGCCGTATCTTCAGTTTTGCGATGATTCTTTCAATCGCTTCAGCAATCTGGATGGCTATCTTGTTCAAGCCGGGTGTTGATCCAAGTAGAATTTATTATGGAACTGATACTAGACTTTTCTCAATCCTTCTAGGTTGTGGTTTGGCTTTAGTTTGGCCAGCTGAGAAACTGAAGAGTGGTTTGAAGAAAAATGACAAACTGAAATTAAACATAGTGGGACTATTATCATTTGCCTTGATGCTTTTGATGATTTTCACGATCAAAGATAACGATCCATTCCTATATCGTGGTGGGATGTTTATCTTCTCAGTCACTACATGTATTTTCATTGCTGTAGTTGCGCATCCTGATTCATTCTGGAATGGTATCTTGTCAAACCGTGTCTTCCACTATGTAGGTACTAGAAGTTACGGTCTTTACTTGTATCAATTCCCAGTAATGATTTTCTTTGAATCAAAGTTCAAGAACATTGCTGATCACCCAATTCTTTACCCAGTTATCGAAGTTATTTTGATCGTCTTAGTAACTGAATTTTCATTTAGATTCGTTGAACAACCTTTGGCACACGCTAAATGGCAAGATGTTAAAAACTTCTTCCGTTCTTCAACTAGCGTACAAAGAGTTCTAGCTTTGATTATTGCGGTAATCAGTATGACTGGTTGCTACAGTGTCGTTAAAGCTGTTAGTGCACCTAATCCAAACGTTAACCACAGTGAATTAGCTACGAAGATCAATAAGAATGAAAAAGCGAATAAAGCTAAGAAGCAAAAGGCTATCGAAAACTTGAAGAAGTCGAAGAACAAACAAGACGCTACTGGCAAGATGTCCGATGCTGACTACGCTCGCTATAAGAAGGCGGCTAAGTCCAATCCAATCAATACTGACTTTGAAAAGTACGGTTTGACACAAATTGATCTACAAAGATTAAAAGATGTGCCAATGACCGCAGTTGGTGATTCGGTTATGGCGGATGGATCTGACAACTTCTTGAAATTGTTCGATGACAAGAAGGTTATCGTTGATGCTGCTGTTAGTCGTCAATTGGATGCAAGTATTGATATTTTACAAAAATATAAGGATCAAGGCGTTTTAGCATCTAACGTTATGATTGGTTTGGGAACTAACGGGCCATTCAATCTTCAACAAGTCGGTCAAATTATGGACTTAGTTGGACCTAAACGTCACGTCTTCTGGATCAATGTTCACGTTCCAACTAGACCTTGGGAAAAGACTGTTAATGGCGTCTTAGACCAAGCTTCAAAGAAGTATAAGAATTTGACTATTATTTACTGGAATGCTTATTCAAACGGTCATACGGATTGGTTCTACGATGACAACGTTCATCCAAATCCTGATGGGTCAATGTATTATTCTGCCTTTGTTGCAAAAGAAGTTTTGAAATCATTAGATAAAAAATAG
- a CDS encoding GNAT family N-acetyltransferase — translation MSSVYIKHAQVSDLTEIMKIISQAQAMLKADGSPQWQNGYPDTDTIKNDILAQQCWVLMVDGKIAGTATLIVADDPNYHDITNGQWQNNTDPYATIHRIAINPDYAGQHLGKIFVSNLISYSYQNGIRNFRIDTHQLNKRMQALAKSSGYVHRGKIYVSEPAVNHEDNARLAFELNL, via the coding sequence ATGAGCTCAGTTTATATCAAGCACGCCCAAGTTTCAGATTTAACAGAAATAATGAAAATCATCAGTCAAGCTCAGGCTATGTTAAAAGCCGATGGCAGCCCACAATGGCAAAATGGCTACCCCGATACTGACACTATTAAAAACGACATTCTAGCTCAACAATGCTGGGTCTTAATGGTTGATGGCAAGATTGCCGGAACGGCTACTTTAATCGTGGCTGACGACCCTAATTATCACGACATTACTAACGGTCAATGGCAAAACAATACTGATCCATATGCGACAATTCACCGAATTGCTATCAACCCTGACTATGCCGGTCAACATTTAGGAAAGATCTTCGTCTCCAACTTGATCAGTTATTCATATCAAAACGGCATCAGAAACTTTCGAATCGATACCCACCAATTGAACAAACGCATGCAAGCTCTTGCTAAGAGTTCTGGTTACGTTCATCGTGGCAAAATCTACGTATCTGAACCAGCTGTCAATCATGAAGACAATGCCCGTCTAGCTTTTGAATTAAACTTATAA